A part of Podarcis muralis chromosome 15, rPodMur119.hap1.1, whole genome shotgun sequence genomic DNA contains:
- the DIXDC1 gene encoding dixin isoform X7 produces MGGKQVKCLASPSPVNSARSESSITHSEEKAGFDIVREEEADTRTELQQARCPATGLETAWEEQLLEQQDHLEKEMEEAKKMISGLQALLLNGSLPEDEQERLFVLCEQDACPEEQLIIVRSRLDQSMEENQELKKELQRHKQEARSLQGVKDALQQRLAQQDALILQIKQELLRANMDKEELHSQNADLQRKVEERNRLLAEYKKELSQKDRHLHQHQAKMEEMLRQLSEASYHQAELERELEHKEALLAQCMKKDAEEVIVYSNHGSQSNGFLQTSGKGAASTAHRGTNDLQLVREALRSLRNSFSGHDPQHHTIDSLEQGISSLMERLHRMEMQKRQERRIQGKSPAGHATNEYREPWPSKSKLPHSHSTPAMSSSACTKVLYFTDRSLTPFMVNIPKRLGEVTLRDFKAAIDREGTHRYHFKALDPEFGTVKEEVFHDDDIIPGWEGKIVAWVEEDHGEN; encoded by the exons CCTCGCATCGCCCAGCCCTGTGAACAGTGCAAGGAGCGAGTCCAGTATAACACACTCAGAGGAGAAGGCTGGATTTGACATTGTTCGTGAAGAGGAAGCAGATACCAGAACAG AGTTGCAGCAGGCCAGGTGTCCTGCCACAGGCTTGGAGACTGCATGGGAGGAGCAGCTCCTGGAGCAGCAAGATCACTTAGAAAAGGagatggaagaagcaaagaagatGATTTCAGGACTGCAG GCCTTGCTGCTCAATGGGTCGTTACCTGAGGATGAGCAGGAAAGACTGTTTGTCCTTTGCGAACAAGATGCCTGCCCTGAAGAGCAGCTG ATCATAGTCCGAAGCCGTCTGGATCAGAGCATGGAGGAGAATCAAGAGCTGAAG AAAGAGTTGCAGAGGCACAAGCAAGAAGCTCGAAGCCTGCAAGGGGTAAAG GATGCCTTGCAGCAGCGGTTGGCCCAACAGGATGCTCTGATTCTTCAGATAAAGCAAGAGCTGCTTAGAGCAAACATGGACAAGGAGGAACTGCATAGCCAAAAT GCTGATCTACAGAGGAAAGTGGAAGAGCGGAATCGACTTCTCGCTGAATACAAA AAGGAGCTGAGCCAGAAGGATCGGCACTTGCACCAGCaccaggccaagatggaggagatgCTGCGGCAGCTCTCCGAGGCCAGCTATCACCAG GCGGAGCTGGAGCGAGAGCTGGAGCACAAAGAAGCTCTGTTGGCTCAGTGTATGAAGAAGGATGCAGAAGAG GTGATAGTCTACAGCAATCACGGCTCTCAGAGCAACGGCTTCCTGCAGACGTCAGGAAAAGGAGCTGCTTCCACAGCACACAGAGGG ACCAACGACCTGCAGCTGGTGCGCGAGGCCCTGCGCAGCTTGCGGAACAGCTTCAGCGGCCACGACCCCCAGCACCACACCATCGACAGCCTGGAGCAGGGCATCTCCAGCCTGATGGAGAGGCTGCACCGCATGGAGATGCAGAAGAGGCAAGAGAGGAGG ATCCAAGGAAAATCACCTGCCGGCCACGCCACGAACGAGTACCGAGAGCCCTGGCCCTCCAAGTCCA AACTGCCTCATTCTCACAGCACCCCTGCAATGAGCAGCAGTGCCTGCACCAAAGTGCTCTACTTCACGGATCGCTCCCTCACACCTTTCATGGTGAACATACCAAAGAG GTTAGGTGAGGTGACTCTAAGGGACTTCAAAGCAGCTATTGATCGGGAAGGAACACATCGCTACCACTTCAAAGCCCTAGATCCAGAATTTGGCACAGTAAAAGAGGAG GTTTTCCATGACGACGACATCATccctgggtgggagggaaagattGTGGCATGGGTGGAAGAGGACCATGGGGAGAACTAA
- the DIXDC1 gene encoding dixin isoform X6 has product MGGKQVKCLASPSPVNSARSESSITHSEEKAGFDIVREEEADTRTEETCSPFPVELQQARCPATGLETAWEEQLLEQQDHLEKEMEEAKKMISGLQALLLNGSLPEDEQERLFVLCEQDACPEEQLIIVRSRLDQSMEENQELKKELQRHKQEARSLQGVKDALQQRLAQQDALILQIKQELLRANMDKEELHSQNADLQRKVEERNRLLAEYKKELSQKDRHLHQHQAKMEEMLRQLSEASYHQAELERELEHKEALLAQCMKKDAEEVIVYSNHGSQSNGFLQTSGKGAASTAHRGTNDLQLVREALRSLRNSFSGHDPQHHTIDSLEQGISSLMERLHRMEMQKRQERRIQGKSPAGHATNEYREPWPSKSKLPHSHSTPAMSSSACTKVLYFTDRSLTPFMVNIPKRLGEVTLRDFKAAIDREGTHRYHFKALDPEFGTVKEEVFHDDDIIPGWEGKIVAWVEEDHGEN; this is encoded by the exons CCTCGCATCGCCCAGCCCTGTGAACAGTGCAAGGAGCGAGTCCAGTATAACACACTCAGAGGAGAAGGCTGGATTTGACATTGTTCGTGAAGAGGAAGCAGATACCAGAACAG aagagACGTGCTCTCCTTTTCCCGTAGAGTTGCAGCAGGCCAGGTGTCCTGCCACAGGCTTGGAGACTGCATGGGAGGAGCAGCTCCTGGAGCAGCAAGATCACTTAGAAAAGGagatggaagaagcaaagaagatGATTTCAGGACTGCAG GCCTTGCTGCTCAATGGGTCGTTACCTGAGGATGAGCAGGAAAGACTGTTTGTCCTTTGCGAACAAGATGCCTGCCCTGAAGAGCAGCTG ATCATAGTCCGAAGCCGTCTGGATCAGAGCATGGAGGAGAATCAAGAGCTGAAG AAAGAGTTGCAGAGGCACAAGCAAGAAGCTCGAAGCCTGCAAGGGGTAAAG GATGCCTTGCAGCAGCGGTTGGCCCAACAGGATGCTCTGATTCTTCAGATAAAGCAAGAGCTGCTTAGAGCAAACATGGACAAGGAGGAACTGCATAGCCAAAAT GCTGATCTACAGAGGAAAGTGGAAGAGCGGAATCGACTTCTCGCTGAATACAAA AAGGAGCTGAGCCAGAAGGATCGGCACTTGCACCAGCaccaggccaagatggaggagatgCTGCGGCAGCTCTCCGAGGCCAGCTATCACCAG GCGGAGCTGGAGCGAGAGCTGGAGCACAAAGAAGCTCTGTTGGCTCAGTGTATGAAGAAGGATGCAGAAGAG GTGATAGTCTACAGCAATCACGGCTCTCAGAGCAACGGCTTCCTGCAGACGTCAGGAAAAGGAGCTGCTTCCACAGCACACAGAGGG ACCAACGACCTGCAGCTGGTGCGCGAGGCCCTGCGCAGCTTGCGGAACAGCTTCAGCGGCCACGACCCCCAGCACCACACCATCGACAGCCTGGAGCAGGGCATCTCCAGCCTGATGGAGAGGCTGCACCGCATGGAGATGCAGAAGAGGCAAGAGAGGAGG ATCCAAGGAAAATCACCTGCCGGCCACGCCACGAACGAGTACCGAGAGCCCTGGCCCTCCAAGTCCA AACTGCCTCATTCTCACAGCACCCCTGCAATGAGCAGCAGTGCCTGCACCAAAGTGCTCTACTTCACGGATCGCTCCCTCACACCTTTCATGGTGAACATACCAAAGAG GTTAGGTGAGGTGACTCTAAGGGACTTCAAAGCAGCTATTGATCGGGAAGGAACACATCGCTACCACTTCAAAGCCCTAGATCCAGAATTTGGCACAGTAAAAGAGGAG GTTTTCCATGACGACGACATCATccctgggtgggagggaaagattGTGGCATGGGTGGAAGAGGACCATGGGGAGAACTAA